One window of Streptomyces sp. FIT100 genomic DNA carries:
- a CDS encoding zinc-dependent alcohol dehydrogenase family protein: MTAPPSTPPPGPVTTSAWVVERPGPIGSGPLRLVERAMPEPGPSELLLRVRACGVCRTDLHLAEGDLAPRRPHCTPGHEVVGEVVAAGADVRDHRLGDRVGAAWLAGTCGRCRYCRTGRENLCPESRYTGWDIHGGFAGHVVADARYTYRLPEGWSDEDAAPLLCAGIIGYRALQRAELPQGGRLGIYGFGASAHLTAQLAIARGADVHVVTRSPQAQRLALELGAASAGFDAPPQPLDSAILFAPAGALVPTALAALDRGGTLAIAGIHLTAMPPLDYDRHLFQERTVRSVTANTREDGRAFLAEAARLRPTVRVTRYPMARADEALADLAAGRITGVGVLVAQ; this comes from the coding sequence ATGACGGCCCCGCCCAGTACGCCCCCTCCCGGCCCCGTGACGACCTCCGCCTGGGTGGTAGAGCGCCCGGGGCCCATCGGCTCGGGACCGCTGCGGCTCGTCGAGCGCGCGATGCCCGAGCCCGGCCCGTCCGAGCTGCTGCTGCGGGTCCGCGCGTGCGGGGTGTGCCGCACGGACCTGCATCTGGCCGAGGGTGACCTGGCGCCCCGCAGACCGCACTGCACACCCGGCCACGAGGTGGTCGGCGAGGTGGTCGCGGCCGGCGCGGACGTCCGGGACCACCGTCTCGGCGACCGGGTGGGCGCTGCCTGGCTCGCGGGCACCTGCGGCCGGTGCCGCTACTGCCGTACGGGACGGGAGAACCTCTGCCCCGAGTCCCGCTACACCGGCTGGGACATCCACGGCGGCTTCGCCGGCCACGTCGTCGCCGACGCCCGCTACACCTACCGCCTCCCGGAGGGCTGGTCCGACGAGGACGCCGCTCCCCTGCTGTGCGCCGGGATCATCGGCTACCGGGCGCTCCAGCGGGCCGAGCTGCCGCAGGGCGGCCGGCTCGGCATCTACGGGTTCGGCGCCTCCGCCCATCTCACCGCCCAGCTCGCCATCGCCCGGGGTGCCGACGTCCACGTCGTCACCCGCTCGCCGCAGGCGCAGCGGCTGGCGCTGGAACTCGGCGCGGCGTCGGCCGGGTTCGACGCGCCCCCGCAGCCGCTGGACTCCGCGATCCTGTTCGCACCGGCGGGCGCACTGGTGCCGACCGCGCTCGCGGCGCTGGACCGCGGCGGCACCCTGGCGATCGCCGGGATCCATCTCACCGCCATGCCCCCGCTCGACTACGACCGGCATCTGTTCCAGGAGCGCACGGTGCGCAGCGTCACCGCCAACACCCGCGAGGACGGCCGCGCCTTCCTCGCCGAGGCGGCACGGCTGCGCCCCACGGTACGGGTCACGCGCTATCCGATGGCCCGGGCCGACGAGGCCCTGGCCGATCTGGCGGCGGGACGCATCACCGGTGTGGGCGTCCTCGTCGCGCAGTGA
- a CDS encoding alpha/beta hydrolase has protein sequence MHDEDEDGTAAVRTPGEEPAATTPATHGFLLLHGWQNHRPPGHWQHWLAGRLGELGHEVGYPQLPDPDDPCLERWLDELRSHLDALRGQRRTVVCHSLACLLWLHAVARGAVAVPVDRVLLVAPPSSEVLRQHTEVREFAAPAVTPAEVSAAAAYTRVIGSDNDPYCPEGAAARYGEPLGLPSDILPGQAHLDLDAGYGDWPALLDWCLGTDTAPVTARRGRPHR, from the coding sequence ATGCACGACGAGGACGAGGACGGGACGGCGGCGGTCCGGACGCCCGGCGAGGAGCCGGCCGCGACCACCCCGGCGACACACGGCTTCCTGCTGCTCCACGGCTGGCAGAACCACCGGCCGCCCGGCCACTGGCAGCACTGGCTCGCCGGCCGGCTCGGCGAGCTCGGACACGAGGTCGGCTACCCCCAGCTGCCCGATCCCGACGATCCCTGCCTGGAACGGTGGCTGGATGAGCTGCGCAGCCACCTGGACGCCCTGCGGGGACAGCGGCGCACGGTCGTCTGCCACAGTCTGGCCTGCCTGCTGTGGCTGCACGCCGTCGCCCGCGGCGCCGTCGCCGTACCCGTCGACCGGGTCCTCCTCGTCGCCCCGCCCTCCTCGGAGGTGCTGCGACAGCACACCGAGGTCAGGGAGTTCGCCGCACCGGCGGTGACCCCGGCGGAGGTGTCGGCCGCCGCCGCGTACACGCGTGTCATCGGCAGTGACAACGACCCCTACTGCCCGGAGGGTGCCGCCGCCCGGTACGGCGAACCGCTCGGCCTGCCCTCCGACATCCTGCCCGGGCAGGCCCACCTCGACCTGGACGCGGGCTACGGGGACTGGCCCGCGCTGCTTGACTGGTGCCTCGGCACGGACACGGCGCCCGTCACTGCGCGACGAGGACGCCCACACCGGTGA
- a CDS encoding ABC transporter ATP-binding protein: MDKTTGDTAVWRVLLGYVRPYRHWLVLGGLLSLVTGATGLVLPLAAKRLVDNLGADRPVTGALLLMTVLVVANAAIGAVGGYVLRRTAESVVLTARRRLVSHLLRLRISAVDQSEPGDLMARVTSDTTLLRQVTTGSLVDVVTGSLTLVATVVMMGVLDLVLLVVTLCVLAFAGTVIGVLVPRINRASKRAQESVGQMGASLERMLGALRTVKASGAEHREERTIHEAAADSWRASIRAAKWEAIAGNTAGLANQIAFLTVLGVGGARVAAGAIEIGTLIAFLMYVFYLMPPISQLVGAVTEYQVGAAAVGRVQEAERLPTEPQAPPAALPAADAPPARVAFRNVHFGYGPGLPAVHHGVSFSVPPRGMTAFVGPSGAGKTTVFSLIERFYEPTSGTILLDDRDLSSWDLPQLRAAIGYVEQDAPVLSGSLRDNLLLGNPDADEASVRHVLGTTRLDGLVSRLPDGLDTLVGHRGTRLSGGERQRVAIARALLRRPRLLLLDEATSQLDAVNEAALRDTVAEVARTKTVLVVAHRLSTVTLADRIVVMDAGTIQAVGSHAELVAASPLYAELAATQFLTATD; this comes from the coding sequence GTGGACAAGACGACGGGGGACACCGCCGTATGGCGGGTGCTGCTGGGTTACGTACGCCCCTACCGGCACTGGCTGGTACTGGGAGGACTGCTGAGCCTGGTCACGGGGGCGACCGGACTGGTCCTGCCGCTCGCCGCCAAACGGCTCGTCGACAACCTCGGTGCGGACCGGCCGGTCACCGGGGCGCTGCTCCTGATGACCGTGCTGGTCGTCGCCAACGCCGCGATCGGGGCGGTGGGTGGCTATGTGCTGCGCCGCACCGCCGAGTCGGTCGTGCTCACCGCGCGCCGGCGACTCGTGTCGCACCTGCTGCGCCTGCGCATATCCGCCGTCGACCAGAGCGAGCCGGGCGATCTGATGGCCCGGGTCACCTCCGACACGACCCTGCTGCGGCAGGTCACCACCGGCTCCCTCGTCGACGTCGTCACCGGCAGCCTCACGCTCGTCGCCACCGTGGTGATGATGGGCGTGCTCGACCTCGTCCTGCTCGTCGTCACCCTCTGCGTGCTGGCCTTCGCGGGCACCGTCATCGGCGTGCTCGTCCCCCGCATCAACCGCGCGAGCAAGCGCGCCCAGGAGTCGGTCGGGCAGATGGGCGCGTCCCTGGAGCGGATGCTCGGCGCGCTGCGCACGGTGAAGGCGTCCGGTGCGGAGCACCGGGAGGAGCGGACCATCCACGAGGCGGCGGCCGACTCCTGGCGGGCGAGCATCCGTGCCGCCAAGTGGGAGGCGATCGCCGGGAACACGGCGGGCCTCGCCAACCAGATCGCCTTCCTCACGGTCCTCGGCGTCGGCGGGGCGAGGGTGGCGGCGGGGGCGATCGAGATCGGCACGCTGATCGCGTTCCTGATGTACGTCTTCTATCTGATGCCGCCGATCAGCCAGCTCGTCGGCGCCGTGACCGAGTACCAGGTCGGCGCGGCCGCGGTCGGCCGCGTACAGGAGGCCGAACGGCTGCCCACCGAACCGCAGGCCCCACCCGCGGCCCTCCCCGCCGCCGACGCGCCACCCGCCCGGGTCGCCTTCCGCAATGTGCACTTCGGCTACGGCCCCGGCCTTCCGGCGGTGCACCACGGAGTGAGCTTCTCCGTACCGCCGCGCGGCATGACCGCCTTCGTCGGACCCTCCGGCGCGGGGAAGACCACCGTCTTCTCGCTCATCGAGCGGTTCTACGAGCCGACATCGGGCACCATCCTCCTCGACGACCGGGACCTGAGCTCGTGGGACCTCCCGCAACTGCGGGCCGCCATCGGGTACGTCGAGCAGGACGCCCCCGTGCTGTCCGGCTCCCTGCGCGACAACCTCCTGCTGGGCAACCCCGACGCCGACGAAGCCTCCGTGCGCCACGTCCTCGGCACCACCCGCCTCGACGGGCTCGTCTCCCGGCTGCCTGACGGCCTTGACACCCTCGTCGGCCATCGCGGCACCAGACTCTCCGGCGGCGAACGCCAGCGCGTGGCCATCGCCCGCGCCCTGCTGCGCCGCCCCCGGCTGCTGCTCCTGGACGAGGCGACCTCCCAGCTCGACGCCGTCAACGAAGCCGCGCTGCGGGACACCGTCGCCGAGGTCGCGCGCACCAAGACCGTGCTGGTCGTCGCCCACCGGCTGTCCACGGTGACGCTGGCCGACCGGATCGTGGTCATGGACGCCGGGACGATCCAGGCCGTCGGCAGCCACGCCGAACTGGTCGCGGCCAGCCCCCTGTACGCCGAACTCGCCGCCACCCAGTTCCTCACCGCAACCGACTGA
- a CDS encoding MarR family winged helix-turn-helix transcriptional regulator — translation MAERRATADRDAVAAFIEDWARERPELDTSPLEVLARLHRSFLRYSTRLTASIERHGLSVAGFDVLTALRRSGKPYRLTAGQLADSGLVSSAGVTLRIDRLEKDGLIVRERDTDDRRVVHSRLTDEGLAKVDEVFAEHLDNERRMLAELSPAECRQLARLLRKLEHSILASDDELPG, via the coding sequence ATGGCGGAGCGCAGGGCGACGGCCGATCGGGACGCCGTGGCGGCGTTCATCGAGGACTGGGCGCGGGAGCGGCCCGAGCTGGACACCAGTCCGCTGGAGGTGCTCGCCCGGCTGCACCGGTCGTTCCTGCGGTACAGCACCCGGCTCACGGCCTCGATCGAGCGGCACGGACTCTCGGTCGCGGGCTTCGACGTGCTGACCGCGCTGCGGCGGTCGGGGAAGCCGTACCGGCTGACGGCGGGTCAGCTCGCCGACTCGGGGCTGGTGTCGTCGGCAGGCGTGACGCTGCGGATCGACCGGCTGGAGAAGGACGGGCTGATCGTGCGCGAGCGCGACACCGACGACCGGCGGGTGGTCCACTCGCGGCTCACCGACGAAGGGCTCGCCAAGGTGGACGAGGTGTTCGCCGAGCATCTCGACAACGAGCGCCGGATGCTCGCCGAGCTGTCCCCCGCCGAGTGCCGCCAGCTCGCGCGGCTGCTGCGCAAGCTGGAGCACTCGATCCTCGCCTCGGACGACGAGCTTCCCGGCTGA
- a CDS encoding aromatic ring-hydroxylating dioxygenase subunit alpha gives MTLSTTATADHVHANGLRNQWYAVVPSRFVAPGAMRRVTALGEQWLLFRRSDGTLAMLADRCPHRGAPLSLGRHLGDRVACWYHGVEVATDGTVTSVPGLPGCSLEGKRLVTSLPVREAAGAILAWFGDEQHPEPGELVLPDPLTDPEVEPILCYAEWNVPWRYAMENLLDPMHGAFLHHESHTMYDGDTTARFRIRETDRGYYFEKTDQRGVNFDWVELCRTGIDWVDLSIPYPPSAGPGGAFGIVGTACPVDAGRTGVFFWRYRRVQDWQRDTWRFLYKTLIEERHWEVLEQDRVMLEAMPPDADQRENLYQHDLGVVRLRRLYRAQAEAQAAGA, from the coding sequence ATGACCCTCTCCACCACGGCCACCGCCGACCACGTCCACGCCAACGGACTGCGCAACCAGTGGTACGCCGTCGTCCCGTCCCGCTTCGTCGCGCCCGGCGCGATGCGCAGGGTCACGGCGCTCGGCGAGCAGTGGCTGCTCTTCCGCCGCTCCGACGGGACCCTGGCGATGCTGGCCGACCGCTGCCCCCACCGCGGCGCCCCCCTGTCCCTGGGCAGACACCTCGGCGACCGGGTCGCCTGCTGGTACCACGGCGTCGAGGTCGCGACCGACGGCACCGTCACCTCCGTGCCGGGCCTGCCCGGCTGCAGCCTGGAGGGCAAGCGGCTCGTCACCTCGCTGCCGGTCCGGGAGGCCGCCGGAGCGATCCTCGCCTGGTTCGGCGACGAACAGCACCCGGAGCCGGGCGAACTCGTCCTCCCCGACCCGCTCACCGATCCCGAGGTGGAGCCCATCCTCTGCTACGCCGAGTGGAACGTGCCGTGGCGGTACGCCATGGAGAACCTCCTCGACCCGATGCACGGCGCTTTCCTGCACCACGAGTCGCACACCATGTACGACGGGGACACGACGGCCAGGTTCCGCATCCGCGAGACCGACCGGGGCTACTACTTCGAGAAGACCGACCAGCGGGGCGTCAACTTCGACTGGGTGGAACTGTGCCGCACCGGCATCGACTGGGTGGACCTCTCCATCCCCTACCCGCCCTCCGCCGGCCCCGGCGGTGCGTTCGGCATCGTCGGCACGGCCTGCCCGGTCGACGCCGGCCGCACCGGCGTCTTCTTCTGGCGCTACCGCCGCGTCCAGGACTGGCAGCGCGACACCTGGCGGTTCCTGTACAAGACGCTCATCGAGGAGCGCCACTGGGAGGTGCTCGAACAGGACCGCGTCATGCTGGAGGCCATGCCGCCCGACGCGGACCAGCGCGAGAACCTGTACCAGCACGACCTCGGCGTGGTGCGGCTGCGCCGCCTGTACCGTGCCCAGGCCGAGGCGCAGGCAGCCGGTGCGTGA
- a CDS encoding recombinase-like helix-turn-helix domain-containing protein, with protein MTPATWPYLDAHQSRTHEPTPYEHRLAATLEEVFTKDGHELGDVVRGLNTRQVHAPDGAPWTEESFRAEMHRLGA; from the coding sequence ATGACCCCCGCCACCTGGCCGTACCTGGACGCCCACCAGTCCCGTACGCACGAACCGACCCCCTACGAGCACAGACTCGCCGCCACCCTCGAAGAGGTCTTCACCAAGGACGGCCACGAACTCGGCGACGTCGTCAGGGGTCTGAACACCCGCCAGGTCCACGCCCCCGACGGCGCCCCATGGACCGAGGAGTCCTTCCGCGCCGAGATGCACCGCCTGGGAGCCTGA
- a CDS encoding PDR/VanB family oxidoreductase has product MSETPLHLTVHRMTWEADGVLSVELVHPDGKPLPAWTPGAHIDVHVGGVIRQYSLCGDPRDAGTYRIGVLDEPASRGGSRYVHTQLRPGRSLTVSEPRNHFALEDAAGYLFVAGGIGITPLLAMAREAARRGAGWRMVYGGRSRASMAFTGELAGLDGEVGLVPQDEHGHLDLDAALAELAGDTLVYCCGPEPLLAAVEARCPTGQLRLERFAAPVVERGGDADAAFEVECRTSGLTLTVGPGTSILEAAEDAGLSVDSSCRDGICGSCETQVLAGTPDHRDFLLSEAEHSASATMMICVSRCASGRLVLDL; this is encoded by the coding sequence ATGAGCGAGACCCCTCTGCACCTGACCGTGCACCGCATGACGTGGGAGGCCGACGGCGTCCTCTCCGTCGAGCTGGTCCACCCCGACGGCAAACCCCTCCCCGCCTGGACACCCGGCGCCCATATCGACGTCCACGTGGGCGGCGTGATCCGCCAGTACAGCCTGTGCGGCGACCCCCGGGACGCCGGGACGTACCGGATCGGCGTCCTCGACGAGCCCGCCTCACGCGGCGGTTCGCGGTACGTCCACACACAGCTGCGCCCCGGCCGGAGCCTCACCGTCTCCGAACCCCGCAACCACTTCGCCCTGGAGGACGCCGCCGGCTACCTCTTCGTGGCGGGCGGCATCGGCATCACCCCGCTGCTCGCCATGGCCCGCGAAGCCGCCCGCCGAGGCGCGGGCTGGCGCATGGTGTACGGCGGGCGCAGCCGGGCCTCCATGGCCTTCACCGGCGAACTCGCCGGCCTGGACGGCGAGGTGGGCCTCGTCCCGCAGGACGAGCACGGCCACCTCGACCTCGACGCCGCACTCGCGGAGCTCGCCGGCGACACGCTCGTCTACTGCTGCGGGCCCGAACCGCTGCTGGCCGCCGTCGAAGCCAGGTGCCCCACCGGGCAGCTGCGTCTGGAGCGGTTCGCGGCACCCGTCGTCGAGCGCGGCGGGGACGCCGACGCGGCCTTCGAGGTCGAGTGCCGCACCTCCGGGCTCACCCTCACCGTCGGCCCCGGCACCTCGATCCTGGAGGCGGCCGAGGACGCCGGCCTGAGCGTCGACAGCTCCTGCCGCGACGGCATCTGCGGCTCCTGCGAGACCCAGGTGCTGGCCGGCACGCCCGACCACCGCGACTTCCTGCTCAGCGAGGCCGAGCACAGCGCGAGCGCCACCATGATGATCTGCGTCTCGCGCTGCGCCTCCGGCCGCCTCGTCCTCGATCTGTGA
- a CDS encoding thiamine pyrophosphate-binding protein → MRQDRHDGHHGPDGHHGPDSHHGRGGPGGSGGPARYGDGGELLVTVLRELGIDTVFGIVSVHNLPLVEAVDRELRFVPVRHEATAVNAADAYGRARGTIGCALTSTGTGAGNAAGSLIEALASGTSVLHITGQVESAFLGSGRGFIHETKDQLGMLRAVSKYAATVPSADAAGRVLREAAHAALTAPGGPASVEWPIDLQYAAGTDAPAPITAPAVPAPSEGELAAAGALLASARRPLIWAGGGAARARTELADLLAATGAGLLTSNSGRGTVPEDHPQVIGNFATTPAGRALLADADVLLTVGTHFRSNETADYGLELPPSHIQTDLDAAALGRVYPVDHALHGDAAAVVAALLPYAGAAEPGWTDRVTAIRGEVRATLHDTIGPQAAICDAIRAALPRRAVVARDVTIPSSSWGNRLLAVHDPRDNVFPRGGGIGQGLGMGIGAALARPQDPTVVIAGDGGLAVHLGELLTLAQERPRLTLLVFNDGGYGVLRNMQDRYGERRSGVDLVTPDFERLAGACGLPYLRIAAAEHARPVLDRAVASGGPTLVEVDLAALGPMKTPFTPPVKIHGRGPGQ, encoded by the coding sequence ATGCGACAGGACCGACACGACGGCCACCACGGACCGGACGGCCACCACGGACCGGACAGTCACCACGGACGGGGTGGGCCCGGCGGATCCGGCGGACCCGCCCGGTACGGCGACGGAGGCGAACTCCTCGTCACCGTCCTGCGGGAACTCGGCATCGACACCGTCTTCGGCATCGTCAGCGTGCACAACCTGCCGCTCGTCGAAGCAGTCGACCGGGAGCTGCGGTTCGTGCCCGTGCGCCACGAGGCCACCGCCGTGAACGCCGCCGACGCCTACGGGCGCGCCCGCGGCACCATCGGCTGCGCCCTGACCTCCACCGGAACGGGCGCGGGCAACGCGGCCGGCTCGCTCATCGAGGCGCTCGCCTCGGGCACCTCCGTCCTGCACATCACGGGGCAGGTCGAGAGCGCGTTCCTGGGCAGTGGCCGCGGCTTCATCCACGAGACCAAGGACCAACTGGGCATGCTGCGGGCGGTGTCGAAGTACGCCGCCACCGTGCCGTCCGCCGACGCGGCCGGCCGCGTCCTGCGCGAGGCGGCGCACGCGGCGCTCACCGCACCCGGCGGACCCGCGAGCGTGGAATGGCCCATCGACCTCCAGTACGCGGCCGGGACCGATGCCCCGGCGCCGATCACCGCTCCCGCCGTGCCCGCCCCCAGCGAAGGCGAACTGGCGGCTGCCGGCGCACTGCTCGCATCGGCACGACGGCCCCTGATCTGGGCCGGCGGCGGCGCCGCGCGGGCCCGTACCGAGCTCGCGGACCTGCTCGCCGCCACCGGTGCCGGACTGCTCACCTCCAACTCGGGACGTGGCACGGTGCCCGAGGACCACCCGCAGGTCATCGGCAACTTCGCCACCACCCCGGCCGGGCGCGCCCTCCTCGCCGACGCCGACGTCCTGCTCACCGTCGGCACCCACTTCCGCTCCAACGAGACCGCCGACTACGGCCTGGAACTCCCCCCGTCGCACATCCAGACAGACCTCGACGCCGCCGCGCTCGGCCGCGTGTACCCGGTCGACCACGCTCTCCACGGAGACGCCGCCGCCGTCGTCGCCGCGCTGCTGCCGTACGCCGGGGCGGCCGAGCCGGGCTGGACGGACCGCGTCACCGCGATCCGCGGGGAGGTGCGCGCCACGCTCCACGACACCATCGGCCCCCAGGCGGCGATCTGCGACGCGATCCGCGCCGCACTGCCCCGCCGCGCCGTCGTCGCCCGCGACGTGACCATCCCGTCGAGCAGCTGGGGCAACCGGCTCCTCGCCGTCCACGACCCCCGGGACAACGTCTTCCCGCGCGGCGGCGGCATCGGCCAGGGCCTGGGCATGGGCATCGGCGCCGCCCTCGCCCGGCCCCAGGACCCCACCGTCGTCATCGCGGGCGACGGCGGCCTCGCCGTGCACCTCGGCGAGCTGCTCACCCTCGCCCAGGAGCGGCCCCGCCTCACGCTGCTCGTCTTCAACGACGGCGGGTACGGCGTGCTGCGCAACATGCAGGACCGGTACGGCGAGCGGCGTTCCGGGGTCGACCTCGTCACGCCCGACTTCGAGCGGCTCGCCGGGGCCTGCGGGCTCCCGTACCTGCGGATAGCCGCCGCCGAGCACGCCCGGCCGGTGCTCGACCGGGCCGTGGCGTCCGGCGGGCCGACGCTCGTCGAGGTGGACCTGGCGGCGCTCGGCCCGATGAAGACCCCGTTCACCCCGCCCGTGAAGATCCACGGCCGCGGCCCAGGCCAGTGA
- a CDS encoding SDR family oxidoreductase, with translation MDLGLADRTIVVTGGSSGVGLATVRALLDEGARVATCGRDAGRLAEAAAALGTDRLLTQVCDVRDAEAVRTFIGRTAAESGGIDGLVNNAGQSRMKGLDESTAEDWRDELELKFSGVLNPLHAARPHLRASDAASVVNVNAVLAKQPETRLITTSAARAGILNLSKSLSAALAPDGIRVNSVCLGLIDTGQWTRRHAAAGTARTYEEWQAALAADRGIALGRLGRAEEVAYAIVSLLSPRASYITGTAIDVCGGVGRSIL, from the coding sequence ATGGATCTGGGCCTCGCCGACCGCACCATCGTGGTCACCGGCGGCAGCTCGGGCGTCGGCCTGGCCACGGTCCGCGCCCTGCTCGACGAGGGCGCCCGCGTCGCCACCTGCGGACGCGACGCCGGCCGGCTCGCCGAGGCCGCGGCGGCCCTCGGCACCGACCGGCTGCTGACGCAGGTCTGCGACGTACGGGACGCGGAAGCCGTACGGACCTTCATCGGGCGCACCGCCGCCGAGTCCGGCGGCATCGACGGGCTCGTCAACAACGCCGGACAGTCCCGGATGAAGGGCCTCGACGAGTCCACGGCCGAGGACTGGCGCGACGAACTGGAACTCAAGTTCAGCGGTGTGCTCAACCCGCTGCACGCCGCCCGCCCCCACCTGAGGGCCTCGGACGCGGCGAGCGTCGTCAACGTCAACGCCGTCCTCGCCAAACAGCCCGAGACCCGGCTGATCACCACGAGCGCCGCCCGCGCCGGCATCCTCAACCTCTCCAAGTCCCTGTCGGCCGCCCTCGCCCCCGACGGCATCCGGGTCAACTCCGTGTGCCTGGGCCTGATCGACACCGGCCAGTGGACCCGCCGCCACGCGGCCGCCGGGACCGCCCGGACGTACGAGGAGTGGCAGGCGGCGCTCGCCGCCGACCGGGGGATCGCGCTCGGCAGGCTCGGGCGGGCCGAGGAGGTCGCGTACGCGATCGTCTCGCTGCTCTCGCCGCGCGCCTCGTACATCACCGGCACCGCCATCGACGTCTGCGGCGGCGTCGGCCGCTCCATCCTCTGA
- a CDS encoding SDR family oxidoreductase, with protein MTDTRTVVVTGAGRGLGLAMARRAGEDGFRVVLAETDRVRGRDAETRLRAEGADAHFVRCDVADPASVAELAQAVGESGPLYGLVNNAALANGVGGKEFQDIDVAAWDRLMAVNARGPWLVAKALHPHFGEHGRIVNIASDAALYGSPRLAHYIASKGAVIALTRAMARELGDRGITVNAVAPGLTEGEATEAVPAERHDLYRLNRAVSRPQQPDDLTGLVAFLLSEESRYLTGQVVAVNGGFTMN; from the coding sequence GTGACTGACACCCGTACGGTCGTCGTCACCGGCGCCGGCCGTGGCCTGGGACTGGCCATGGCCCGCCGGGCCGGCGAGGACGGCTTCCGGGTCGTCCTCGCCGAAACCGACCGGGTGCGTGGCCGGGACGCCGAAACGCGGCTGCGCGCGGAGGGCGCCGACGCCCACTTCGTACGCTGCGACGTCGCCGACCCCGCCTCCGTGGCGGAACTGGCGCAAGCGGTGGGGGAGTCGGGGCCGCTGTACGGCCTGGTCAACAACGCGGCTCTCGCCAACGGCGTCGGCGGCAAGGAGTTCCAGGACATCGACGTCGCGGCGTGGGACCGGCTGATGGCGGTCAACGCCCGCGGCCCCTGGCTCGTGGCGAAGGCCCTCCATCCCCACTTCGGGGAACACGGGCGCATCGTCAACATCGCCTCCGACGCCGCCCTGTACGGCTCCCCGCGGCTCGCCCACTACATCGCCTCCAAGGGCGCGGTGATCGCGCTCACCCGGGCCATGGCCCGCGAACTCGGCGACCGGGGCATCACCGTCAACGCCGTCGCCCCCGGCCTCACCGAAGGCGAGGCCACCGAGGCCGTGCCCGCCGAGCGCCACGACCTCTACCGCCTCAACCGGGCCGTCTCCCGCCCCCAGCAGCCCGACGACCTCACCGGGCTCGTCGCCTTCCTGCTGAGCGAGGAGTCCCGCTACCTGACCGGACAGGTGGTCGCCGTCAACGGCGGCTTCACCATGAACTGA
- a CDS encoding cupin domain-containing protein, whose product MPLTTTDYDNGGDLAKYTDGLIATQDSREPDWGTLSFQEKAGPQYRRAQIRYVGSGATGNHENDNRIIPSGGFTFSNMLLPPGAEGPAHTHHDVEEAFFVLEGQVRVGVHRGPDEVEYRTLGYRDMIVVPAGVTRSLKNEGDTDALFCVIIGTRKPQVPTYPEYSPLYGVTRD is encoded by the coding sequence ATGCCTCTGACCACGACCGACTACGACAACGGCGGCGACCTCGCGAAGTACACCGACGGGCTCATCGCGACGCAGGACTCGCGCGAGCCGGACTGGGGCACCCTCTCCTTCCAGGAGAAGGCCGGCCCGCAGTACAGGCGCGCCCAGATCCGCTACGTCGGCTCGGGCGCCACCGGCAACCACGAGAACGACAACCGGATCATCCCGTCCGGCGGGTTCACCTTCTCCAACATGCTGCTGCCCCCGGGCGCCGAGGGCCCCGCCCACACCCACCACGACGTCGAGGAGGCGTTCTTCGTCCTGGAGGGGCAGGTCCGCGTCGGTGTCCACCGGGGCCCGGACGAGGTCGAGTACCGCACCCTCGGCTACCGCGACATGATCGTCGTCCCGGCCGGAGTGACCCGCTCGCTGAAGAACGAGGGCGACACCGACGCGCTGTTCTGCGTCATCATCGGCACCCGGAAGCCGCAGGTCCCGACATACCCCGAGTACTCCCCGCTGTACGGGGTCACGCGTGACTGA